GCCTGCTCGCGAAGGCGGCCTCACTAAAACAGATCAACGCCTGACACACCTCAACAAGGAACCCCCCATGCTCGAATCCCTGGAAAAAATGCTCGCCAAGGGTGTGGATAACTCATTGCTGCGCTTCGGCCTGGGCAAGGGATATCTGGATCTTGGGGAAAACGCCAAGGCCGCCGAGCATTTCCAGCGTTGCGTCGAGTTCGATCCAAAGTATTCGGCCGCCTGGAAGCTCTTAGGCAAGGCCCATCTGGCACTGGCCGACTTTCCAGCTGCGCGTCAGGCGTGGGAGCAGGGCCTGGAAGCCGCCCGTGCGCATGGCGACAAGCAGGCAGAGAAGGAGATGACGGTGTTTCTGAAGAAGCT
This region of Pseudomonas mandelii genomic DNA includes:
- a CDS encoding tetratricopeptide repeat protein, which codes for MLESLEKMLAKGVDNSLLRFGLGKGYLDLGENAKAAEHFQRCVEFDPKYSAAWKLLGKAHLALADFPAARQAWEQGLEAARAHGDKQAEKEMTVFLKKLERQAH